The genomic region CATGCCGTCACGGCCATCAGCGGCAGCGGCCCAGCCTACTACCACCTGTTTTCCGAGGCGCTGGCTGACGCCGGCGTGAACCTGGGCCTGCCGCGCGAGCTGGCCAAGCAGCTGGCGGCACAGACGGCGCTGGGGGCAGCCACGCTGCAGACGCAGTACGACGCCGATTTCGTGGCGCTGCGTCAGGCCGTCACGTCACCCAACGGCACCACGCATGCCGCCATCGAGGAGTTCGAGCAGGGTCAGGCGCTGCGCCGACTGGTGGATGTGGCGGCGGCCAAGGCCGGACAGCGTTCGGTCGAACTGTCGGGCGGCTGAGCTTCCTGCCCTGGCCCTCCGGCGGATAAAGGCGCAGAGGGCGCATCAGCGGGTCCCTTCAACGGGCCCCGGCCCCCACCTCAGCCGGTGCCCCTCAGCGGCCCCTTTCAGCCGTTCCCTTCAGCAGGCACTGCCGGGGTGACGGGCCGTGCGCATGAACTCGGCCACGTAGTCGTTGGCCGGATGGTCGAGCAGTTCCTGCGGGGTGCCGACCTGAACCAGCTCGCCGGCGTTGAGGATGGCCAGGCGGCTGCCCATCTTCAACGCCTCGTCGATGTCGTGGGTGATGAAGACGATGGTCTTGCCCAGCCGCTGCTGCAGGGCCAGCACGGTGTCCTGCAGCCGGATGCGGATGAGCGGATCAAGGGCCGAGAAGGCTTCGTCCATCAGGATGATGTCAGTATCGGCCGTCAGCGCCCGCGCCAGCCCCACGCGCTGGCGCATGCCGCCCGAGAGCTGTTCCGGATAGCTGTCGGCCATGTCGGCCAGTTCCATCTCGCGCAGCCAGTAGTAGGCACGCTCGCGCTGCTCCTTGGCTGACAGGCCCCGCACACGCAGGCCGAAGCAGGTGTTCTGCATCACCGTCAGGTGCGGCAGCAGTCCGAAGTGCTGGAACACCATGCTGACCCGGGCACGCCGGAATTCGCGCAGGCCCCGCGCATCCAGGGCCGTGACATCGATGTCGCAGGCCTGGATGCGGCCGCAGGAGGGCTCGATGAGCCGGTTGATGTGGCGCACCAGCGTGGACTTGCCCGAGCCGGACAGGCCGATGACGCAGAAGATGCCGCCTGAGGGAATCTCCAGGCTGATGTGACGCAGCCCGACACGGCAGCCGGTACGCGCAAAGATCTCGTCGCTGGGCACGTTCTGGTGCAGCAGGGCCATGGCCTCCTGCACCTGGCGGGGCCGGTCGCCGTAGATCTTGCTGACATCCTCGAACACGATGCGGGTCATCTGTTCCCCCTCCGTCCGTAGGCCTGGGTGATGCGATCGATGACGATGGCCAGGATGACGATGGCGGCACCGGCCTGCACGCCCCGGCCGATGTCCAGCGTCTGGATGGCCTGCAGCACGTTCTCGCCCAGACCGCGCGCACCGATCATCGAGGCCACCACCACCATGCCCAGCGACATCATGACGGCCTGGTTGATGCCGGCCAGGATGGCGGGCCGCGCCTGCGGCAGCAGCACCCAGAACAGGAGCTGGGTGCGGGTGCAGCCGAAGGATTCGGCCGACTCGACCATCCGGGCGTCAACCTCGCGGATGCCCAGAGCGGTGAGACGCACCAGCGGAGCGGTGGCGTAGACCACGGTGGCAAACAGCGCCGGAATGCGGCCGATGCCGAAGAGCATCAGCACCGGAATGAGAT from Lautropia mirabilis harbors:
- a CDS encoding ATP-binding cassette domain-containing protein, with translation MTRIVFEDVSKIYGDRPRQVQEAMALLHQNVPSDEIFARTGCRVGLRHISLEIPSGGIFCVIGLSGSGKSTLVRHINRLIEPSCGRIQACDIDVTALDARGLREFRRARVSMVFQHFGLLPHLTVMQNTCFGLRVRGLSAKEQRERAYYWLREMELADMADSYPEQLSGGMRQRVGLARALTADTDIILMDEAFSALDPLIRIRLQDTVLALQQRLGKTIVFITHDIDEALKMGSRLAILNAGELVQVGTPQELLDHPANDYVAEFMRTARHPGSAC